Sequence from the Thermocoleostomius sinensis A174 genome:
GTCGCTTGCGCGCATAAAGCTGGATGATAGCCGCAAAGGCAACGATCATGCCCAACACGGCCCAAGCAGTAATATCTGTTGGCAACTGATTTTTGAATACTGCTAGTAGCACAATCACCACTAGAAAAATGGTGGGAACTTCATTCAGTCCGCGTAGCTGCTGACTGCCCCAGGTAAATTTTCCTTGCTCCATCTGTTTGATCAGACGACCACAATAATGGTGATAGCCAACCAAAAGCGCCACTAACCCTAGCTTGGCATGAAGCCAGGGTTCTTTTAAAAGCTCAGGAGCCGTAATTAACATGGCGATCGCCATAATCACCGTGAACACCATGCCCGGTGTCATGATGATCTTATATAGCCGCTTCTCCATCAATTGATATTGCTGCTGAAGAATCGTGCGAGCGGGTTCGGGTTGCTCGTTGGCTTCCCTGTGATAGACAAATAAACGCCCAATATAAAACAATCCTGCAAACCAGGCGACCACGCCTACTATATGAAATGCTTTGAACCAAAGGTAGTTCATAGATTGCATCCTTTTGAATTCAGCCTCATTTTACCGAATTGCCAGCCGCTTGATGACAGCAGAAACCATGCAGGAAACAGGCAATGGGCGTCTGGAGTTACAACCCCAATGGCCCATTCCCGATTCCTGTTGCAATGTAATGGTAAGAAAACTTTAAATTAAGGCGACGATCGACTGGCTCGAAGTAACAGCAGGCGAACCGTTTCAGTGACACACAGTTGAGCAGCTTCAGGCAATCATTGGGTTTAGGCAACGATTGTTCTGGAAATCATGGCTTGAGAATCAACAGCAGATTCTAGGTTAAACAGCGTGCTTGAACAATGTATCGAGATAGACTCGTGCAGCCCGACGATAACTGCGAGAGGCATCTGGGGTACTGCTGTTGCCATTTTGCAGCAAAAACAGCGATAACGCCGCACAAAACACCCGATCGTGATCCCAGTCAGGGTGAGTTTCAAGAAACCCCAACAGTGATTCATGAAGTTCCTCTGGAATTTCTGCCAAGATGCTGACGGTTGCGTTCATAAAAGACCTCTTGCGCTGATTTAAGAAAAGAAAACAGGAAACAGGATCAACCCTCCTATGGCTGGTAAACGAGCGACTTTGCATTGGCGGCTCATAGTGTGGCACGGCCCTATTTGGAGCAAAAGTGAGTAACTTCAGAGAAGGACTCCAAACTTGGCTCCAAACGATAGGTCAACGCAAACACCGCAGCTAAAAGCAGCGCCATATCCATCTCGACTACATCCGATCGCCGTACAGAAACCCTGTGGGGCAAACGGCAGCAAAGATCAAGGCGTGCTTCATAGGTTGGTCGCATCATTTTGGCTAGTAGGGGGCAAGGCTGTCAATGCTGGCAAATTATGGCACGCAGTTCGCACTTTGAATCACCTCACGAGAGAATAAGTCTTTCCGGTTCATTTTTGTTACATCTCTCAACGAAAACTCAGCACTGAGAGAGACCCTGGTTGCAACGATCGATAATCCCCAGATTCAAGAGCAAGTACCAGCGTCTACGGGAAGAATCGTCATTCGCCTGTGGAAAACCGAGGCAAATCCTGTGGAAAACAACAAAGAGCCTGTGGAAACTGTGTGGAATGTGTGGGAAAACCCTAGTTAATTGATAAAAAAGATTAAGATTTAGCCGGGTATCTGGTTAAACTTAGCTGAAAATGTTGTATAGACGCTGTTTGAGCGAAAAAGTCGTGAGGTATCGAGAGTCAATCAAGTCATCATTTCGTGATGATGGATGTGACACAGACTTGAGCTTTGACCTTGAGAATGATTCTCAAATAATTAATTCAATGGTATTGTAGGGATCTGCGAGGCTTCGTGCTAGTTCCCGTTAATCGAATTCCCATTACCTAGAAACTAAGAACGCTGGAAATTACAGACCAGATTGGAGTTGTGTATGGGAAACCGCTCGTTGTGGAATGAACGCCCAATCTATGCCTTTATGGGTTCTTTGGCTCAAGATCGGTTTCAGAGTTGGGTGACACCATCTGTCATCTATCACACCAATCCTCACATCAAGCGCAGCATTCCCCTCAAGATCACGGCACTGGTTTCCCTCATTTGACTTAATCTGTGGCTAAACCAACTTCCTTGCCTTATCAACCGAAGGTAGACGGCAGGTGCTCACAGTGAGCAGCCTGTTTAGGAGTTGTTCTGATTTAATGGTTCGGCCTTGCGGCCATGAATGAGCGGGGTCGTTAAGCAAGCTCTATCTCACTTTCGTTGTTCGTCCCTACGGCTGGGTCATGCATACTACCAATAGACATACTACGACTGAACGTCACAATCGTCACAAGCAATCTTCTCAAGCCCATTATGCTTCCATTGTTGAATCGTCGATCGCTCACAAACAGGGTGGCACGCGATCGATCGCTCAATCTCTGTCTCAATGTGATGAGAGGCTTGTGTCTACTGGACTGACAAGTGAGTTCACAAAGAGTCTTGAAAATTCTGCTGAGCAGGGTCGTTCTGGAGCGGTTAATCACAGCTTGATGAGCGACGCGCCACCTGACATCGCTAAATCTCAGTCAGAAGCTTCCCTGTTAAGGGCGGACAATCCTCAACAGATCTTGCCTGAACGACTTTTGTTTGATGTGATGCTGAAACGGTTTAAGCGTCCGGGACTATCTGCCACTCGATCGCCGTCGCCAAACCGATCGCGAAAATTAGCACCGCGAAAATTGGTGCAGAGATCCTCGAAGCGGAAACCCACCTCAAGGCAGCCGTTGCCGTTGCCACCCATTCAACATCACCATGCCCATGTCGCTGCTTGCCTAGCAGAGAACCATTGCCCGCTTCACGCACGGGCTGTCCTCAGTGTTGCGCTAGATGAATTTGACTACAGCGAAAATGGAACTCTATGGGGAGGAGAGTTTTTCTTGGCAAACTATCGGCATTGTCAGCGGGTGGGCACGTTTAAGCCTGTATCAGTATTGAATGCCGGGCAGACGCTCGATCGACCGTGGTGCAATACCTATTCTCATCTAATTGCTGCATTCGACTGGGAAGATTTGCAGGCGGTCTATGGCGATCTGGAACTACTGCAATTTTTGAATCAGCAACCCCGCTCGGTCCTCAGCCAATTGCTGATCCAGCGAGTTCAGGCTCCCTTGACTTCCTCGGTCAGTTGCTTGTTTGATGCAGTGGCAACGGCGATTGGCATTGGTCGCAGTCAGCCCATCTGCATGGGACACGGATCGCTGGCCCTGGCAGCCTTAGTTCAGCCAGAGCATTTAGACCAAGTGCAGGATTCGTCTTATCCGTTTGAACTGAAATACTTGGGACGAGATACGGCATTGCCCTATCTAGAATCCCGATCGATGTGGCAAGCCCTGCTAGAAGATTTACTGCAACACACCCCGACTGCACTCATGGCGGCTCGGTTTCATGTTGGCTTGTCGCAGGCGATCGGGCAGATGGTTGCACATTTGCAAGAGCAGTATGCCTTTCA
This genomic interval carries:
- the hemJ gene encoding protoporphyrinogen oxidase HemJ, with product MNYLWFKAFHIVGVVAWFAGLFYIGRLFVYHREANEQPEPARTILQQQYQLMEKRLYKIIMTPGMVFTVIMAIAMLITAPELLKEPWLHAKLGLVALLVGYHHYCGRLIKQMEQGKFTWGSQQLRGLNEVPTIFLVVIVLLAVFKNQLPTDITAWAVLGMIVAFAAIIQLYARKRRLDQEKQAALNTDVSKMEGSAS
- a CDS encoding DUF2811 domain-containing protein; the encoded protein is MNATVSILAEIPEELHESLLGFLETHPDWDHDRVFCAALSLFLLQNGNSSTPDASRSYRRAARVYLDTLFKHAV
- a CDS encoding Kae1-like domain-containing protein, with translation MHTTNRHTTTERHNRHKQSSQAHYASIVESSIAHKQGGTRSIAQSLSQCDERLVSTGLTSEFTKSLENSAEQGRSGAVNHSLMSDAPPDIAKSQSEASLLRADNPQQILPERLLFDVMLKRFKRPGLSATRSPSPNRSRKLAPRKLVQRSSKRKPTSRQPLPLPPIQHHHAHVAACLAENHCPLHARAVLSVALDEFDYSENGTLWGGEFFLANYRHCQRVGTFKPVSVLNAGQTLDRPWCNTYSHLIAAFDWEDLQAVYGDLELLQFLNQQPRSVLSQLLIQRVQAPLTSSVSCLFDAVATAIGIGRSQPICMGHGSLALAALVQPEHLDQVQDSSYPFELKYLGRDTALPYLESRSMWQALLEDLLQHTPTALMAARFHVGLSQAIGQMVAHLQEQYAFQQVALTGKVFQNSVLLQQVTQCLSQLGLAVFTHRLFPCRHADLLLGQVAIATARLV